TGGCCGCTAATGAACGTCAAGGGCGCGAGCAGCGTCAAAAAAGATCGCAGCCGCGACAAAAACGATCGAGTCCAGCAGCGTAAGCTGGAGCAGCGCAAACAGCGGCGGGGCTAAGCGCCAGGCGCGAGGAGCTACTTCTCGCGCCTGATCAGGAGCCGCTATACACTACTCCCATCGGCAAAACCCTGTACAATCAATAGATATGAGGAGCATGATCTGTCTGATGCTGTGCGCGGCGCTCGTCGGCTGCGCGCAGGAGCCACAGCCAAGCGCCCAGGCGACGACCGCCGTGGTCGGCGCTCAGGTAGGCGCGCCGACGAGTCAGTCCCCTATTCCGACCAGCCCGCCCACGCCGACGATCGCGGCTGCCACTGCGACCGCCACGCCCGTCCCGCCAACCGCCACGCTCGTCCCGCCAACCGCCACGCCCGATCCCTTCGCGCAGTACGCACCGCTCACGATCGAGGGCCTGCGCGCGCGGAGCTACGGCGACGGCGAGATCGAGATCCTCCAGACGTTGGAGGAAACCACCACGTTTACGCGCTACCTCTTCGCCTATCCCAGCGATGGCCTGCGTATCACCGGCATGCTCAACCAGCCGAAGGGTGACGGCCCGTTCCCGGTGGTGATCCTCAACCACGGCTACTATCCGCTGAATGTGTACAAGACCGGCAACGGCACCAGGCTAGCCGCCGACTATCTGGCTGAGCGCGGCTTTATGACGCTCTCGCCCGATTTTCGCTCGCACGCAGCCTCGGACGACGCGCCGAATCTGTTTCGTGCCGGGCATGTGATCGACACGCTCAATCTGATCCCCCTGGCGCAGAAGTTGCCGAGCGCGAAGCCCGGCAAGATCGGCATGTGGGGCCACAGCAACGGCGGCGCGATCACCGCTAAAGCGATCACCATCAGCGATCAGATCGGCGCGGCCCTGATCTACGCGCCCGCCTCGTCAAATATCGTCGAAGACTACTGGTTCCGCGTCGAGCGCGCGGCCAGTCGCGGCCAGCAGATCGATCCGAT
The sequence above is a segment of the Herpetosiphonaceae bacterium genome. Coding sequences within it:
- a CDS encoding prolyl oligopeptidase family serine peptidase — its product is MICLMLCAALVGCAQEPQPSAQATTAVVGAQVGAPTSQSPIPTSPPTPTIAAATATATPVPPTATLVPPTATPDPFAQYAPLTIEGLRARSYGDGEIEILQTLEETTTFTRYLFAYPSDGLRITGMLNQPKGDGPFPVVILNHGYYPLNVYKTGNGTRLAADYLAERGFMTLSPDFRSHAASDDAPNLFRAGHVIDTLNLIPLAQKLPSAKPGKIGMWGHSNGGAITAKAITISDQIGAALIYAPASSNIVEDYWFRVERAASRGQQIDPIDWPVRPEEGRALYERLSPLPHLNYVNCPVQIHWGTNDETVPRKWPADLYDGLRAAGKPVEWFEYQGQPHSFQGTSNQRYLQRMVEFFKQHIGT